From Carya illinoinensis cultivar Pawnee chromosome 5, C.illinoinensisPawnee_v1, whole genome shotgun sequence, one genomic window encodes:
- the LOC122308974 gene encoding protein PLASTID REDOX INSENSITIVE 2, chloroplastic — protein sequence MAWTWRIGVAPTTISYSSFPFVSSSSSGILVSVPLAYSRPSGIRVECSYSYPSSSRRAQSIPLSLSSSAKHICKATEYKFPDPIPEFAVAEVEKFRTHLRKKLEKKDIYGDSVEEVLRICTEIFNDFLHTHYGGPGTLLVLPFIEMADAVNERGLPGGPQAARAAVKWAQKYVDKDWKDWTGDSD from the exons ATGGCTTGGACTTGGAGAATAGGCGTTGCTCCCACGACAATCTCTTACTCGTCGTTCCCTttcgtttcttcttcttcttctggtaTTTTGGTCTCAGTCCCCTTGGCATACAGTCGCCCAAGTGGTATTCGAGTCGAATGTTCATATTCATATCCTTCATCGAGTAGAAGAGCACAAAGCATACCACTTTCGCTTTCCTCTTCCGCCAAGCACATCTGCAAAGCTACAGAATACAAATTTCCCGACCCAATTCCCGAATTCGCTGTTGCC GAGGTAGAAAAATTTAGGACCCATCTCCGGAAGAAGCTCGAAAAGAAAGATATTTATGGAGATTCAGTTGAAGAAGTGCTACGAATCTGCACTGAG ATATTCAACGACTTTTTGCACACCCATTACGGTGGTCCTGGTACTCTCTTGGTCTTACCTTTTATTGAAATGGCGGACGCTGTAAATGAACGGGGATTGCCTGGAGGACCACAGGCTGCACGGGCAGCAGTCAAATGGGCTCAAAAATATGTTGACAAGGACTGGAAAGACTGGACTGGTGATAGTGATTAA